Proteins co-encoded in one Candidatus Latescibacter sp. genomic window:
- a CDS encoding glycoside hydrolase family 2 TIM barrel-domain containing protein → MKRYTTRLNGTWEIKFDLENRGMNEGWAENESRKYDRKIEIPSTWNLIEPEFEGIAFYRKRFAVEPEFCGKKIQLRFGAVNYYAEVWINGIMAGTHEGGYTPFTFDITPFIRYSPDNILVVRVIDPPNDGSGREVEGLRHMEIPSGKESWYVNFSGIWQDVELIITENTYIKDVFVFPDLKKGMVRVRMTVYNDVDFDGAVEFKITTPDGVSELARQIRPVILDQGTNIITLDVPFGDYRLWTIEEPVLYLLTARLAIKNITVDDLSTTFGMRSFEMKNNSFYLNGKRIILRGLLHQQQYPKNLAYPESKEEARRIVRLLKEGGWNLLRIHIRPTTPAFLDVCDEEGMLIFEEPAVGWIVESDRLRDRAFTEVRDMVQRDHNHPSVVIWGILNESGVRGAPDILGRTKMYWNQGELGIQKLKPDLARIIRDEDPSRFITDDSGATTCNYYLPESYEPVNYYDNHLYMSYPLSHAGFEVFRNLGRTEDFFHSHQFESFPLNHRITGGSPEKLFIQSEFGCGGIPLWPEVLPTYDDHSGVTYRDEAVYRRIDGLLRDYYDRELADVFPTYEDALRETQRIQALSVRRMIEALRSNPLAAGYIYTQLHDNDYECNAGILDPIFRPKLAYNAAQEANRPLRIVLETYERVVYQGGEFIVTVYLVNDTGIFGHMEMELTVTAPDGKLIRNDWLRVQVREGIQEMYTMVVREANREGIYTTRASLFADEKMLDTALYTNQVLSPFKDTSQSVTSARRTSEIRKAGGPASNPQPFYLVAFKGKVQDWLEKNSVKFKIQFPKPGKEGTPSEDDTDFYVVEPMHEEKDLTDNRIAPVLEHARRGATVLFLGLPVICLSDEDEKLQELREQGKYICWCSPAELETDTFGFRIQFIDSKPRFVGPYHYFKKHPVFDGLDAGHILDDRFSRIMPFSSLRIEGAETLGGVFGTPVGYHFKIKGCEHARDPRFGADLCIVQYEKGKLIFSTYQLEQNLGKDPVADRILWNMLREL, encoded by the coding sequence GTGAAACGCTACACAACACGATTAAACGGAACATGGGAAATCAAGTTTGATCTGGAAAACAGGGGGATGAATGAGGGTTGGGCCGAGAATGAAAGCCGGAAGTACGATCGAAAAATTGAAATTCCCTCTACATGGAATCTCATCGAACCCGAATTCGAAGGAATTGCCTTCTACCGTAAAAGGTTTGCAGTTGAACCGGAGTTCTGTGGAAAGAAAATACAACTAAGATTCGGGGCAGTTAACTACTATGCCGAAGTATGGATCAACGGTATAATGGCTGGAACCCACGAAGGAGGATATACTCCGTTTACATTCGATATCACACCGTTCATCCGGTACAGCCCGGATAATATCCTGGTGGTCAGAGTGATTGATCCGCCCAACGACGGCTCCGGAAGAGAGGTCGAAGGTTTGCGGCACATGGAAATTCCTTCCGGCAAAGAGAGTTGGTATGTGAATTTCTCCGGTATATGGCAGGATGTCGAACTCATCATCACGGAAAACACGTATATCAAGGATGTATTTGTCTTCCCCGATCTCAAAAAAGGAATGGTTCGTGTCCGAATGACGGTATACAATGATGTGGATTTCGATGGCGCAGTGGAATTTAAAATCACCACCCCGGATGGTGTATCCGAACTTGCCCGTCAGATACGTCCGGTCATTCTCGACCAGGGGACAAATATCATTACCCTGGATGTGCCGTTCGGAGATTACCGGCTCTGGACCATTGAAGAGCCGGTACTTTATCTGCTGACTGCCCGGCTGGCGATAAAAAACATAACGGTTGACGATCTTTCCACTACTTTCGGGATGCGTAGTTTTGAGATGAAGAACAACTCTTTTTATCTCAACGGCAAAAGAATCATTCTCCGGGGTCTCCTCCACCAGCAGCAGTATCCGAAGAACCTTGCCTACCCCGAATCAAAAGAGGAAGCCCGCCGCATTGTCCGGCTTCTCAAGGAAGGAGGCTGGAATCTCCTCCGCATTCATATCCGGCCAACCACACCTGCTTTCCTCGATGTCTGTGACGAAGAAGGAATGCTTATATTTGAAGAACCGGCCGTCGGCTGGATTGTTGAATCCGACCGCCTGCGTGACCGTGCGTTCACAGAGGTCCGTGACATGGTACAAAGAGACCATAATCATCCCTCGGTGGTCATATGGGGTATTCTGAATGAGTCAGGAGTGCGCGGAGCGCCGGATATTCTGGGCAGAACAAAGATGTACTGGAACCAGGGAGAGCTTGGCATCCAGAAGCTAAAGCCAGATCTGGCCCGTATAATCCGTGACGAAGATCCCAGCCGCTTCATCACCGATGACAGCGGAGCGACTACCTGCAATTACTACCTGCCGGAGAGTTATGAACCGGTGAATTATTATGATAATCACCTCTACATGTCTTATCCCTTGTCCCATGCCGGATTCGAAGTATTCCGTAATCTGGGGCGGACGGAAGATTTTTTCCACTCTCATCAGTTCGAAAGCTTCCCTCTCAATCATCGCATCACCGGGGGGAGTCCGGAAAAGCTGTTCATCCAGAGCGAGTTCGGCTGCGGGGGCATTCCTCTCTGGCCTGAGGTACTTCCCACATACGACGACCATTCCGGAGTGACCTACCGTGACGAAGCGGTGTATCGCCGGATAGATGGCCTGCTCCGGGATTACTACGATAGAGAGCTTGCCGATGTATTTCCCACCTACGAGGATGCGCTCCGTGAAACCCAGCGTATTCAGGCTCTCTCAGTACGGCGCATGATTGAAGCTCTTCGCTCGAATCCCCTGGCGGCGGGATATATCTACACTCAGCTTCATGATAACGATTACGAGTGCAATGCCGGGATACTCGATCCTATTTTCCGGCCCAAACTTGCCTACAATGCCGCCCAGGAGGCCAATCGACCGCTTCGCATCGTTCTTGAAACTTACGAGCGGGTCGTATATCAGGGGGGAGAATTTATCGTCACCGTCTATCTGGTCAATGATACCGGGATTTTCGGCCACATGGAGATGGAACTGACAGTCACTGCGCCCGACGGGAAACTTATCCGAAACGACTGGCTCCGTGTTCAAGTGCGCGAAGGAATACAGGAAATGTATACCATGGTGGTGCGCGAAGCCAATCGTGAGGGAATCTACACCACACGCGCTTCACTTTTCGCTGATGAAAAAATGCTCGACACAGCCCTGTACACAAACCAGGTTCTGTCGCCGTTCAAAGATACTTCCCAATCCGTTACTTCTGCCAGGAGAACATCGGAAATCAGGAAAGCCGGAGGCCCGGCTTCTAACCCCCAGCCGTTTTATCTGGTCGCTTTCAAGGGAAAAGTCCAGGACTGGCTGGAAAAAAACAGCGTGAAATTCAAAATCCAGTTCCCCAAACCGGGGAAAGAAGGAACACCGAGTGAAGATGATACGGATTTCTATGTGGTTGAACCGATGCACGAAGAAAAAGACCTGACCGACAACCGCATTGCCCCGGTCCTCGAACATGCGCGGAGAGGAGCAACCGTGCTCTTTCTCGGCCTACCTGTCATCTGCCTCTCGGATGAGGACGAAAAGCTTCAGGAACTCCGTGAACAAGGGAAATACATCTGCTGGTGTTCTCCGGCAGAACTGGAGACCGATACATTCGGTTTCCGGATTCAGTTCATCGACTCCAAACCGCGTTTTGTCGGGCCTTACCATTATTTCAAGAAACATCCCGTGTTTGATGGTCTGGACGCCGGGCACATCCTCGACGACCGCTTCAGCCGTATCATGCCGTTTTCCTCGCTCAGGATCGAGGGCGCAGAGACTCTTGGCGGTGTTTTCGGTACCCCGGTCGGGTATCATTTCAAAATCAAGGGCTGCGAACATGCCCGTGATCCGCGGTTCGGCGCCGATCTATGCATTGTGCAGTATGAGAAGGGGAAACTCATCTTCAGCACCTATCAACTGGAACAGAACCTGGGGAAAGACCCTGTGGCAGACAGGATTTTGTGGAATATGTTGAGGGAGCTTTAA